The following coding sequences are from one Salvia hispanica cultivar TCC Black 2014 chromosome 3, UniMelb_Shisp_WGS_1.0, whole genome shotgun sequence window:
- the LOC125209542 gene encoding uncharacterized protein LOC125209542 isoform X1 codes for MSISETSSSPDPPIQLVSKSVSDRLLSKFYDVSELGFDYTQSALWSPPVQRRVFLDSPGNISTEHDLAAKLQRRRSRSSRLSFNVGLLVLSEEIVKGWSLGIVFLEMAVFVLVTRFV; via the exons atgtccaTCTCTGAAACCTCATCCTCTCCCGATCCCCCGATTCAACTCGTCTCCAAATCCGTCTCCGACAGACTCCTCTCCAAATTCTACGACGTCTCCGAGTTGGGTTTCGACTACACACAGAGCGCGCTGTGGTCTCCTCCGGTCCAAAGGAGAGTGTTTCTCGACTCTCCCGGCAATATCTCCACCGAGCACGACTTGGCCGCCAAGCTCCAGAGACGAAGGTCTCGTTCGTCTCGTCTCTCGTTCAATGTAG GCTTGCTTGTGCTCTCCGAAGAGATTGTGAAAGGTTGGAGTTTGGGCATTGTATTTTTGGAAATGGCAGTGTTTGTGCTTGTGACTAGATTTGTATGA
- the LOC125209542 gene encoding uncharacterized protein LOC125209542 isoform X2 gives MSISETSSSPDPPIQLVSKSVSDRLLSKFYDVSELGFDYTQSALWSPPVQRRVFLDSPGNISTEHDLAAKLQRRRSRSSRLSFNACLCSPKRL, from the exons atgtccaTCTCTGAAACCTCATCCTCTCCCGATCCCCCGATTCAACTCGTCTCCAAATCCGTCTCCGACAGACTCCTCTCCAAATTCTACGACGTCTCCGAGTTGGGTTTCGACTACACACAGAGCGCGCTGTGGTCTCCTCCGGTCCAAAGGAGAGTGTTTCTCGACTCTCCCGGCAATATCTCCACCGAGCACGACTTGGCCGCCAAGCTCCAGAGACGAAGGTCTCGTTCGTCTCGTCTCTCGTTCAAT GCTTGCTTGTGCTCTCCGAAGAGATTGTGA